One window of Athalia rosae chromosome 4, iyAthRosa1.1, whole genome shotgun sequence genomic DNA carries:
- the LOC105688938 gene encoding protein adenylyltransferase Fic isoform X2, whose product MSRSCLNRCYDPPATSLNEEIKRYRVKTMEFNRLNLFLIFGSGVVFAVISTLLSQYLQQLSVGYVGDDNQRVFVPLPSESYLNILDEGTLSLSLTSSEVGEIKPVNDAASSAEALSSLHLALEMKLSGKQKKAIKLFQHAVALAPKHPDVLNHYGEFLEHTQKDVVKADEFYVRALTYQPNHEGALANRQRTARVVDELDRRMLRRIDEKRDALSVIPDNDAALRRAKKEAYFQHIYHTVGIEGNTMNLAQTRAIVETRTAVAGKSIDEHNEILGLDAAMKYINATLVNRVGSISIKDILEIHKRVLGHVDPVESGQFRRTQVYVGGHVPPGPGDIHMLMEQFSLWLNSERAVRMHPVRYAALAHYKLVHIHPFSDGNGRTSRLLMNMILMQAGYPPVIIHKQHRHKYYEYLQLANTGDIRPFVRFIGECTEQTLDLFLWATSEFSRQVPALGQNSLLSENQNTILLNDDGSGDYEND is encoded by the exons ATGTCTCGGTCTTGTTTGAATCGCTGCTACGATCCTCCTGCAACGTCcttaaatgaagaaataaaaagatatcGAGTTAAAACTATGGAATTCAACcgattaaatttgtttttaatatttgGGTCTGGCGTGGTTTTCGCTGTCATCAGTACATTGCTCTCTCAATATCTCCAACAACTGTCAGTGGGGTACGTAG GTGATGACAACCAACGTGTAttcgtaccattaccatcagAAAGTTATTTGAACATACTTGACGAAGGAACGCTGAGCCTTTCCCTTACAAGTTCAGAAGTTGGTGAAATTAAACCTGTCAATGATGCTGCATCTTCGGCTGAAGCCCTAAGCTCATTACATTTGGCattggaaatgaaattatccggaaaacaaaagaaagccATCAAACTATTCCAACATGCGGTTGCTTTAGCTCCAAAGCATCCTGATGTGTTGAACCACTATGGTGAATTTTTGGAGCATACACAGAAAGATGTTGTTAAGGCTGATGAATTTTATGTAAGAGCTTTAACTTATCAACCAAACCATGAAGGGGCCTTAGCTAACAGGCAGAGAACAGCTCGGGTTGTCGATGAATTGGATCGTCGAATGCTCAGGAGGATAGATGAGAAGCGCGATGCTCTGTCAGTTATTCCTGATAATGATGCTGCCTTACGACGTGCTAAAAAAGAAGCATATTTTCAACACATTTATCACACTGTTGGTATCGAAGGAAATACAATGAACTTAGCTCAAACCAGAGCTATAGTGGAAACAAGAACTGCAGTAGCTGGAAAGAGCATTGATGAGCATAATGAAATATTGGGTTTGGATGCTGCAATGAAGTACATCAATGCAACTCTAGTAAACAG AGTCGGCTCTATTTCCATCAAAGATATATTGGAAATACATAAACGCGTGTTAGGCCATGTAGATCCTGTAGAGAGTGGACAATTTCGACGGACGCAAGTGTATGTTGGCGGTCATGTGCCGCCAGGACCAGGAGACATACATATGTTGatggaacaattttcattatggCTCAACAGCGAAAGAGCTGTACGAATGCATCCAGTGAG ATACGCCGCGTTAGCCCATTACAAATTAGTTCATATTCATCCATTCTCAGATGGCAACGGTAGAACTTCTCGTCTTTTGATGAACATGATTTTAATGCAAGCAGGCTATCCGCCCGTTATAATTCATAAGCAGCATCGACATAAATATTACGAATATTTACAACTAGCAAATACCGGAGATATCCGGCCATTCGTCAGATTTATTGGAGAATGTACCGAACAAACcttagatttatttttatgggCTACCAGCGAATTCTCCAGGCAAGTGCCTGCGTTAGGGCAAAATTCTCTTTTGTCAGAGAATCAAAACACTATTCTTTTGAACGATGATGGTAGTGGTGACTATGAAAACGATTAA
- the LOC105688938 gene encoding protein adenylyltransferase Fic isoform X1, producing the protein MSRSCLNRCYDPPATSLNEEIKRYRVKTMEFNRLNLFLIFGSGVVFAVISTLLSQYLQQLSVGYVGDDNQRVFVPLPSESYLNILDEGTLSLSLTSSEVGEIKPVNDAASSAEALSSLHLALEMKLSGKQKKAIKLFQHAVALAPKHPDVLNHYGEFLEHTQKDVVKADEFYVRALTYQPNHEGALANRQRTARVVDELDRRMLRRIDEKRDALSVIPDNDAALRRAKKEAYFQHIYHTVGIEGNTMNLAQTRAIVETRTAVAGKSIDEHNEILGLDAAMKYINATLVNRLNAPDWNAYSTACCGSDSERPIKIVGSISIKDILEIHKRVLGHVDPVESGQFRRTQVYVGGHVPPGPGDIHMLMEQFSLWLNSERAVRMHPVRYAALAHYKLVHIHPFSDGNGRTSRLLMNMILMQAGYPPVIIHKQHRHKYYEYLQLANTGDIRPFVRFIGECTEQTLDLFLWATSEFSRQVPALGQNSLLSENQNTILLNDDGSGDYEND; encoded by the exons ATGTCTCGGTCTTGTTTGAATCGCTGCTACGATCCTCCTGCAACGTCcttaaatgaagaaataaaaagatatcGAGTTAAAACTATGGAATTCAACcgattaaatttgtttttaatatttgGGTCTGGCGTGGTTTTCGCTGTCATCAGTACATTGCTCTCTCAATATCTCCAACAACTGTCAGTGGGGTACGTAG GTGATGACAACCAACGTGTAttcgtaccattaccatcagAAAGTTATTTGAACATACTTGACGAAGGAACGCTGAGCCTTTCCCTTACAAGTTCAGAAGTTGGTGAAATTAAACCTGTCAATGATGCTGCATCTTCGGCTGAAGCCCTAAGCTCATTACATTTGGCattggaaatgaaattatccggaaaacaaaagaaagccATCAAACTATTCCAACATGCGGTTGCTTTAGCTCCAAAGCATCCTGATGTGTTGAACCACTATGGTGAATTTTTGGAGCATACACAGAAAGATGTTGTTAAGGCTGATGAATTTTATGTAAGAGCTTTAACTTATCAACCAAACCATGAAGGGGCCTTAGCTAACAGGCAGAGAACAGCTCGGGTTGTCGATGAATTGGATCGTCGAATGCTCAGGAGGATAGATGAGAAGCGCGATGCTCTGTCAGTTATTCCTGATAATGATGCTGCCTTACGACGTGCTAAAAAAGAAGCATATTTTCAACACATTTATCACACTGTTGGTATCGAAGGAAATACAATGAACTTAGCTCAAACCAGAGCTATAGTGGAAACAAGAACTGCAGTAGCTGGAAAGAGCATTGATGAGCATAATGAAATATTGGGTTTGGATGCTGCAATGAAGTACATCAATGCAACTCTAGTAAACAG ATTAAATGCTCCAGACTGGAATGCTTATAGTACAGCTTGCTGCGGGTCTGACAGTGAACGACCTATTAAAAT AGTCGGCTCTATTTCCATCAAAGATATATTGGAAATACATAAACGCGTGTTAGGCCATGTAGATCCTGTAGAGAGTGGACAATTTCGACGGACGCAAGTGTATGTTGGCGGTCATGTGCCGCCAGGACCAGGAGACATACATATGTTGatggaacaattttcattatggCTCAACAGCGAAAGAGCTGTACGAATGCATCCAGTGAG ATACGCCGCGTTAGCCCATTACAAATTAGTTCATATTCATCCATTCTCAGATGGCAACGGTAGAACTTCTCGTCTTTTGATGAACATGATTTTAATGCAAGCAGGCTATCCGCCCGTTATAATTCATAAGCAGCATCGACATAAATATTACGAATATTTACAACTAGCAAATACCGGAGATATCCGGCCATTCGTCAGATTTATTGGAGAATGTACCGAACAAACcttagatttatttttatgggCTACCAGCGAATTCTCCAGGCAAGTGCCTGCGTTAGGGCAAAATTCTCTTTTGTCAGAGAATCAAAACACTATTCTTTTGAACGATGATGGTAGTGGTGACTATGAAAACGATTAA